The following proteins come from a genomic window of Alosa sapidissima isolate fAloSap1 chromosome 22, fAloSap1.pri, whole genome shotgun sequence:
- the LOC121696967 gene encoding ADP-ribosylation factor 4-like — protein sequence MGLTISSLFSKLFGKKQMRILMVGLDAAGKTTILYKLKLGEIVTTIPTIGFNVETVEYKNICFTVWDVGGQDKIRPLWRHYFQNTQGLIFVVDSNDRERVAESAEELAKMLQEDELRDAVLLVFANKQDLPNAMAVSDLTDKLGLQSLRSRTWHVQATCATQGTGLYEGLDWLSNELSKR from the exons ATGGGACTCACTATTTCGTCGCTGTTTTCAAAGCTCTTCGGTAAAAAACAGATGAGAATACTTATGG TTGGTTTGGATGCTGCTGGAAAGACCACAATCCTTTACAAACTGAAGCTGGGAGAGATAGTAACCACTATTCCAACTATTG GTTTCAATGTTGAGACGGTGGAGTACAAGAACATCTGTTTCACTGTATGGGACGTCGGCGGCCAGGACAAAATCCGTCCCCTTTGGAGGCACTACTTCCAGAACACACAG GGCCTTATCTTTGTAGTGGACAGcaacgacagagagagagtagcgGAGTCGGCGGAGGAGCTGGCAAAAATG CTCCAGGAGGATGAGTTGCGGGACGCTGTGTTGCTGGTGTTTGCAAACAAACAGGACCTGCCCAACGCCATGGCCGTGAGCGATCTCACAGACAAACTGGGTCTGCAGAGCTTGCGGAGCAGAACT TGGCACGTGCAGGCTACCTGTGCGACCCAGGGCACGGGGCTTTACGAGGGCCTGGACTGGTTATCCAACGAGCTGTCGAAGCGCTAG
- the gcc1 gene encoding GRIP and coiled-coil domain-containing protein 1, producing the protein MEKFGMSFGGGPSKKELLETIEGQKKQLVQYQTRFKDVVRAYKSLLKEKEAIEASFKVLTVSQEVDLGQRSDDLSVGGGLTDASPMTSDLGDDHSSLHSEDSLDTAASVDTAASVASGSTKGDPLEEEQQQRSGSAGDVTGLVVPAASGQAQGSEEANGSESGVSSSSSGGQEQQQQQQQQPQPPLASAEADRRLLQLKAQLNTLTSSLTTVSQEKSRMEASFQADKRKMKHDMEELQKMLEETKRQQEAELSALQEQLAESKARVITQQHEREQEQGDHAHMLRELQKLLQEERSLRQDAELRLEESRETLVETMQAADRGMDLEARLKEAIQEREEMRRSLLAAETERGKPDPLVEELQRDMAQLKVHFQQQLQQEIRKATQAEERLQDQSRLEEGRVASLEERISELSELLGACERARQKDQQTAQRLRERVLQLDMENKTLAIAATTSSGRGSDFLHTLNVDEANLDVSVLKEKLEVVKKLLKMAAHRSSQPMEIEKLGEEGQREEEEEEEVVGRTKVEESDAERRSALFYQQELKQVKEEFERYKMRAQVVLKNKNAKDGSQAKELEDARDQLAELKEKYINLRIHSDEAEARHRRALEERHQGALSTQQAHKQELERQEAQHRDSLLRLEAEMHKQRDRTMALLAEKDQELERLRGAVATANVLGFAGPRGNNNSGSGGGGGGGRANSSDSDGTSETGGGGGGGGAGLGLSLSSAGVSLGDDVELDSQAQEESDFITQALRLAGPNEPTLLLYAEQLARKEVENGALRRQKRRLEEDVHQLQGKLIANGERHDEEVAELRTELDKRVRDQGRDGANLEYLKNIIYKYLTLQDTRGRQQTLTAILTILHFSPQEKQAVIKQQAQGWWTPGKR; encoded by the exons ATGGAGAAGTTTGGCATGAGTTTTGGGGGTGGCCCCAGCAAAAAGGAACTGCTGGAAACCATAGAAGGCCAGAAGAAGCAATTGGTCCAGTACCAAACTCGCTTTAAAGATGTTGTGAGGGCCTACAAGAGCCTCCTGAAGGAGAAAGAGGCCATTGAGGCCAGCTTCAAGGTTCTAACAGTGTCCCAGGAAGTAGACCTGGGCCAACGCAGCGATGACCTATCCGTAGGCGGAGGGCTCACCGACGCCTCACCCATGACCTCTGATCTGGGGGATGACCACTCCTCCCTGCACAGCGAGGACAGTCTTGACACGGCGGCGTCCGTGGACACAGCTGCCAGTGTGGCCAGTGGCAGCACCAAGGGAGACCCActggaggaggagcagcagcagcggtcCGGCTCTGCAGGAGACGTGACCGGCCTGGTGGTCCCCGCAGCCTCTGGCCAGGCCCAGGGCTCAGAGGAGGCAAACGGGTCGGAGAGCggtgtcagcagcagcagcagcggtggacaggagcagcagcagcagcaacaacaacaaccgcaGCCACCGCTTGCCTCTGCGGAAGCGGACCGGCGACTACTGCAGCTCAAGGCCCAGCTGAATACGCTGACCAGCTCACTGACCACTGTCAGCCAGGAGAAGTCCAGGATGGAGGCCTCGTTCCAGGCGGACAAGCGCAAGATGAAGCATGACATGGAGGAGCTGCAAAAGATGCTAGAGGAGACCAAGAGACAACAGGAGGCTGAACTGTCTGCCTTGCAG GAGCAGCTTGCGGAGAGCAAGGCCCGTGTGATCACGCAGCAGCACGAGCGCGAGCAGGAGCAGGGCGATCATGCGCACATGCTCCGCGAGCTCCAGAAGCTTCTCCAGGAGGAACGCAGCCTGCGGCAGGACGCTGAGCTCAGGCTGGAGGAATCCCGCGAGACCCTGGTGGAGACCATGCAGGCGGCCGACCGTGGGATGGACCTGGAGGCGCGTCTGAAGGAGGCCATCCAGGAGCGCGAGGAGATGCGGAGGAGCCTGCTGGCCGCCGAGACCGAGAGGGGCAAGCCCGACCCGCTGGTGGAGGAGCTCCAGAGGGACATGGCCCAGCTCAAGGTCCACttccaacagcagctacagcagGAGATTAGAAAG GCCACCCAGGCGGAGGAGCGTCTGCAGGACCAGTCCCGTCTGGAGGAGGGCCGTGTGGCCAGTCTGGAGGAGCGTATCTCCGAGCTGTCGGAGCTACTGGGCGCGTGCGAGCGCGCCCGCCAGAAGGACCAGCAGACGGCCCAGCGGCTGCGGGAGCGCGTGCTCCAGCTGGACATGGAGAACAAGACGCTGGCCATCGCCGCCACAACGTCCTCGGGACGCGGCTCGGACTTCCTCCACACGCTCAACGTGGACGAGGCGAATCTAGACGTGAGCGTGTTAAAGGAGAAGCTGGAGGTGGTCAAGAAGCTGCTCAAGATGGCGGCACACAGGAGCTCGCAGCCGATGGAGATCGAGAAGCTCGgagaagagggacagagagaggaagaggaggaagaggaggtggtgggCAGGACGAAGGTGGAGGAGTCGGACGCGGAGAGGAGGTCGGCGCTGTTCTACCAGCAGGAGCTGAAGCAGGTGAAAGAGGAGTTTGAGCGCTACAAAATGCGGGCGCAGGTGGTGCTCAAGAACAAGAACGCTAAAGACGGCAGCCAGGCGAAGGAGCTGGAGGACGCGCGCGACCAACTGGCCGAGCTCAAGGAGAAGTACATCAACCTGCGCATCCACTCCGACGAGGCCGAGGCACGTCACCGGCGCGCGCTGGAGGAGCGCCACCAGGGGGCGCTGTCCACGCAGCAGGCCCACAAGCAGGAGCTGGAGCGCCAGGAGGCGCAGCACCGCGACAGCCTGCTGCGGCTGGAGGCCGAGATGCACAAGCAGCGTGACCGGACGATGGCGCTGCTCGCCGAGAAGGACCAGGAGCTGGAGCGGCTGCGGGGAGCCGTCGCCACCGCCAACGTCCTCGGCTTCGCCGGTCCCCGTggcaacaacaacagcggcagcggaggaggaggaggaggaggcagagcgAACAGCAGTGACAGCGATGGGACATCCGAgacgggaggaggaggaggaggaggaggagcggggTTGGGCTTGAGCTTGAGCTCGGCCGGTGTGTCGCTGGGGGATGACGTGGAGCTGGACAGCCAGGCGCAGGAGGAGAGCGACTTCATCACGCAGGCGCTACGGCTGGCCGGCCCCAACGAGCCCACGCTGCTGCTCTACGCCGAGCAACTGGCCCGCAAGGAGGTGGAGAACGGCGCCCTCCGCAGGCAGAAGCGACGCCTCGAGGAGGACGTGCACCAGCTGCAGGGCAAGCTCATCGCCAACGGTGAGCGGCACGACGAGGAGGTGGCCGAGCTCCGCACGGAGCTGGACAAGCGCGTCCGTGACCAGGGCAGAGACGGCGCCAACCTGGAGTACCTGAAGAACATCATCTACAAGTACCTGACCCTCCAGGACACCAGGGGGCGCCAGCAGACCCTGACGGCCATCCTCACCATCCTGCACTTCAGTCCCCAGGAGAAGCAGGCCGTCATcaagcagcaggcccagggcTGGTGGACGCCTGGGAAGAGGTAA
- the LOC121697528 gene encoding inhibitor of nuclear factor kappa-B kinase-interacting protein isoform X1, with protein sequence MPSNELKQRKKNTSQKQNADSSDGAKQNGEAEAKKSEATEQKCLVQKKSYLCLPESRTLLCLLSVSVCVALTCVVLQQNERFAEVEEKYNLLYGRTASYADLEQRVERVSEKLDVSKNRLEGALSSMSTATRLARDVASLRSAVAAMQASDEDDITTSSSSGGIQEINARFLNVTETWQSGIATVTTDLSTLREESRASHVRATESVNDAEQRLRALAERLEEFETSTRRNARVFERTEADDARQVQGQLDWNTARIAELDEKLARLARADREHAERLDEHVPRAQQCQEYLPAVEEAVRTILRLAKGFTVVERRVEELGLQVLGLEDSMLRGLTQTLHIRQAVDALRSGGGQGGLEEEQHLGSSAGSEIDAMLETLREMEMEMDSKSMGAIFEVVEMVNKGVGEEVVNKAVGEKVEEEEVVNKAAGEEVVEERKKEDEGAVTETIPPEEPEPKQEHNQEEEWPVPAEEMVETVETHIQDTEKDIPESLPSDFNV encoded by the exons ATGCCAAGTAATGAGTTGAAGCAAAGGAAAAAGAACACTTCCCAGAAACAAAATGCCGACTCGAGCGATGGAGCGAAACAGAATGGCGAAGCTGAGGCAAAGAAAAGCGAAGCAACCGAGCAGAAATGTTTGGTACAGAAGAAAAGCTATCTCTGTTTGCCTGAGTCGAGGACGCTTCTCTGTCTTCTATCTGTCTCCGTCTGTGTTGCGCTGACGTG TGTGGTCCTGCAACAGAATGAACGGTTTGCCGAGGTTGAGGAGAAGTACAATCTTCTTTACGGGAGAACAGCAAGTTATGCAGACCTTGaacagagagtggagagagtaTCTGAAAAG CTCGACGTCTCCAAGAATCGCCTGGAGGGGGCGCTCTCCTCCATGTCCACAGCAACCAGGCTGGCGAGGGACGTCGCCTCTCTCCGCTCTGCTGTCGCGGCGATGCAAGCATCGGATGAGGACGACATcaccacttcctcctcctcaggtGGCATCCAGGAAATCAATGCCCGCTTCCTGAATGTGACGGAGACATGGCAGTCTGGCATAGCCACCGTGACGACCGACTTGTCAACGCTGAGGGAGGAGTCACGCGCATCGCACGTCCGCGCCACCGAGAGCGTCAACGACGCGGAGCAGCGCCTGCGCGCCCTGGCCGAGCGTCTGGAGGAGTTCGAGACCAGCACGCGGCGGAACGCGCGCGTCTTCGAGCGCACAGAGGCAGACGACGCGCGGCAGGTCCAGGGCCAGCTCGACTGGAACACGGCGCGTATCGCCGAGCTGGACGAGAAGCTGGCCCGCCTGGCACGCGCCGACCGCGAGCATGCCGAGCGTCTGGACGAGCATGTGCCGCGGGCGCAGCAGTGCCAGGAGTACCTTCCGGCCGTGGAGGAGGCCGTGCGGACCATCCTGCGGCTGGCCAAGGGCTTCACCGTCGTGGAGCGGCGCGTGGAGGAGCTGGGCCTGCAGGTGCTGGGGCTTGAGGACAGCATGCTGAGAGGGCTCACCCAGACGCTGCACATCCGGCAGGCAGTGGACGCGCTGAGGAGCGGCGGGGGCCAGGGGGggctggaggaggagcagcaCCTGGGCTCATCGGCCGGGAGCGAGATCGACGCCATGCTGGAGACTCTcagggagatggagatggagatggacagCAAGAGCATGGGAGCAATATTTGAGGTGGTGGAGATGGTGAACAAGGGGGTGGGAGAGGAGGTGGTGAACAAGGCAGTTGgagagaaggtggaggaggaggaggtggtgaacAAGGCAGCgggagaggaggtggtggaggagaggaaaaaggagGATGAAGGTGCTGTGACTGAAACAATACCCCCAGAAGAACCTGAACCCAAACAGGAGCACAATCAGGAAGAAGAATGGCCAGTGCCTGCGGAGGAGATGGTTGAGACTGTGGAGACACACATCCaggacacagagaaagacattCCAGAGTCCCTGCCCAGTGATTTCAATGTGTGA
- the ckap4 gene encoding cytoskeleton-associated protein 4 has protein sequence MTAKHRNKNNSTTTNNEKNNAPPPPPQQQDDVAKKSQKANKAETPPAPHPKSSSGSGSCLKLLAALCYISLVAGAGFASYYLQQVLEEVSQISNRHEESLQKNAELAQKVENVLQQVDSLSSSLASLEGSVSKGENAVRLLGSAVQKGEQETQRVEEALQRLQKEILLDLSEGIREVKEARERDFSSLESTVEERLAELSRSIADSVAEFAGAQGESRAQLQELRARVEEREDPVLVKQELTAVATAIADLHTANQVAEGNTGVLREQIGSVREELQGRNKEMASLSEEIESVRALVQATAGALREEVTAAEAAVQNMADQAQSLQSGQEQASGAVQSLEKELREEIAKAQRRGDDLENRLTRVQESGEALATANEEQDGRLEALLSKYDSHESTLAAQGKAAEKAQEALKADLEGLKASLGQQLEGNLASVESVRGDLSSVGQQLAAVEEKVDALGDAETLSKAVGDLEQLRGSVDNLQAKAEQLDSQAEAIAALKSAVQEIKAATANKVGKEPTAKEVDRSGEVD, from the exons ATGACTGCGAAACACAGAAATAAGAACAACTCGACCACCACCAACAACGAGAAAAATAatgctccaccaccaccacctcagcAACAAGATGACGTGGCGAAGAAAAGTCAGAAAGCCAACAAGGCAGAGACCCCACCAGCCCCTCACCCTAAATCGAGTTCAGGGTCGGGAAGTTGTTTGAAACTTTTGGCTGCGCTTTGTTACATCTCATTGGTGGCTGGTGCTGGTTTTGCGTCCTACTATCTTCAACAAGTATTAGAAGAAGTGAGCCAAATCAGTAACAGACATGAAGAGTCTTTACAGAAGAACGCAGAACTGGCACAAAAAGTGGAGAATGTTCTTCAACAG GTGGACTCTCTGAGCAGTTCACTGGCGTCTCTGGAAGGTTCCGTTAGCAAGGGTGAGAATGCGGTGCGTCTGCTGGGCTCGGCAGTGCAGAAGGGCGAGCAGGAGACGCAGCGTGTGGAGGAGGCTCTCCAGCGTCTCCAGAAGGAGATCCTGCTCGACCTGTCCGAGGGCATCCGCGAGGTGAAGGAGGCACGCGAGCGTGACTTCTCCTCGCTGGAGTCGACCGTGGAGGAACGGCTGGCTGAGCTCAGCCGCTCCATCGCCGACAGCGTGGCCGAGTTCGCCGGCGCCCAGGGCGAGTCACGCGCTCAGCTCCAGGAGCTCCGCGCACGCGTGGAGGAGCGGGAGGACCCCGTGCTGGTCAAGCAGGAGTTGACTGCCGTGGCCACCGCCATCGCAGACCTGCACACCGCCAACCAGGTCGCCGAGGGCAACACTGGCGTGCTGCGCGAGCAGATCGGGTCGGTCCGGGAGGAGCTGCAGGGTCGTAACAAGGAGATGGCGTCGCTCTCGGAGGAGATCGAGTCGGTGCGTGCGCTGGTGCAGGCCACGGCGGGCGCCCTGCGGGAGGAGGTGACCGCTGCCGAGGCCGCCGTCCAGAACATGGCCGACCAAGCCCAGAGCCTGCAGAGTGGCCAGGAGCAGGCCAGTGGCGCCGTCCAGAGCCTGGAGAAGGAACTGCGGGAGGAGATCGCCAAGGCGCAGAGGCGCGGCGACGACCTTGAGAACCGGCTGACACGGGTGCAGGAGAGTGGCGAAGCCCTGGCCACCGCCAACGAGGAGCAAGATGGCCGACTGGAGGCCCTCCTGTCCAAATACGACTCCCACGAAAGCACGCTGGCCGCCCAGGGCAAGGCTGCGGAGAAAGCCCAGGAAGCCCTGAAGGCGGATCTGGAGGGACTGAAAGCCAGTCTTGGACAGCAGCTCGAGGGCAACCTGGCCTCTGTGGAAAGCGTCCGTGGCGACCTCTCCTCCGTCGGCCAGCAGCTGGCAGCTGTGGAGGAGAAAGTGGACGCTCTCGGGGACGCAGAGACCCTCAGCAAGGCTGTGGGAGACCTGGAGCAGCTCAGAGGCTCCGTGGACAACCTGCAGGCCAAAGCGGAGCAGCTGGACAGCCAGGCGGAGGCTATCGCTGCGCTGAAGAGCGCAGTGCAGGAGATCAAGGCTGCAACAGCAAACAAGGTGGGGAAAGAACCCACAGCCAAAGAAGTGGACAGAAGCGGAGAGGTAGACTGA
- the LOC121697528 gene encoding inhibitor of nuclear factor kappa-B kinase-interacting protein isoform X2: MPSNELKQRKKNTSQKQNADSSDGAKQNGEAEAKKSEATEQKCLVQKKSYLCLPESRTLLCLLSVSVCVALTCVVLQQNERFAEVEEKYNLLYGRTASYADLEQRVERVSEKCQSLLAALEKLESEAPPSQVASLEQEISRLTTWSSEVSGRRQQAQEKLLALGQAVESIGERTSSITRDMSAKVAAVRTDVRRMGGLETDVESLLNRTSELEDALADAERTMVKRMAELLASSIDRVSSMKGATERNAQRLDQLRRRFPELQAADSQLSERILALESGRARLMRTVTFAGDLKPKVFTIQRDFNALEPRLDDLTLRIGQLAEDLMKSEKDLEELKEGLANLNVTPERVTTEVPAEQDVAMMTPDLAEQLAQTVSHTEGQSISNSLPSGEL; encoded by the exons ATGCCAAGTAATGAGTTGAAGCAAAGGAAAAAGAACACTTCCCAGAAACAAAATGCCGACTCGAGCGATGGAGCGAAACAGAATGGCGAAGCTGAGGCAAAGAAAAGCGAAGCAACCGAGCAGAAATGTTTGGTACAGAAGAAAAGCTATCTCTGTTTGCCTGAGTCGAGGACGCTTCTCTGTCTTCTATCTGTCTCCGTCTGTGTTGCGCTGACGTG TGTGGTCCTGCAACAGAATGAACGGTTTGCCGAGGTTGAGGAGAAGTACAATCTTCTTTACGGGAGAACAGCAAGTTATGCAGACCTTGaacagagagtggagagagtaTCTGAAAAG TGTCAGAGTCTTCTAGCTGCACTGGAGAAGCTGGAGAGCGAGGCTCCTCCGTCCCAGGTGGCCAGTTTGGAGCAGGAGATCTCCCGGCTGACCACCTGGTCCTCAGAGGTCTCCGGCAGGCGGCAGCAGGCCCAGGAGAAGCTCTTGGCTCTGGGCCAAGCCGTGGAGAGCATCGGGGAGCGCACCTCCAGCATCACGCGGGACATGTCCGCCAAGGTGGCAGCCGTGCGCACAGACGTGCGGCGCATGGGCGGCCTGGAGACGGACGTTGAGTCGCTGCTGAACCGCACGAGCGAGCTGGAGGACGCACTGGCCGACGCGGAGAGGACGATGGTCAAGCGCATGGCCGAGCTGCTGGCCAGCAGTATCGACCGCGTGTCCAGCATGAAGGGCGCCACCGAGAGGAATGCCCAGCGCCTGGACCAGTTACGCAGGCGGTTCCCCGAGCTGCAGGCCGCCGACAGTCAGCTGTCCGAGCGAATCCTGGCCCTGGAGAGCGGCCGGGCCCGCCTCATGAGAACCGTAACGTTCGCAGGTGACCTGAAGCCCAAGGTCTTCACCATCCAGAGGGACTTCAACGCACTGGAGCCGCGCCTGGACGACCTGACCCTGCGGATCGGTCAGCTGGCCGAGGATTTGATGAAGAGCGAGAAAGACCTCGAGGAGTTGAAAGAGGGCCTGGCCAACCTCAATGTAACTCCAGAAAGAGTAACAACAGAGGTACCAGCAGAACAGGATGTGGCCATGATGACCCCTGACCTCGCCGAGCAGCTCGCCCAGACTGTCAGTCACACTGAGGGACAGTCAATCAGCAACAGCCTTCCATCTGGAGAGCTGTGA